CCTGCTCGGCTGCCAGTACCGAGGCAATGTCGTCCATACGCTGCCATCGCCCGCTCGCTTGCAGGCTAGGCTACCACTTGCAGCATTGCCCGCCAGGAAGCGCCTGCTCCCCATGGGCAAACTCGACGTCCTGCTGCGGCGCGATCGCACCATCCGAGCGATGGGTTTTGATGATGCCCCCTTCGCCCGCCACTCAAGCGCGCCCGTGCCAGTTGCCGGCGTTGCGTGTGCGGGCACGCGCTTGGAGGGCATGGTTTGGGGGCATGTGGCGCGCGATGGCTGGGATGCCACCTCAATGCTGGCGCAGCTGCTGCTGGGGAGCAAGTTCCTGCCACAGCTGCACGTGGTGCTGCTGGATGGCATTTGTCTGGGCGGCTTGAACGCTGTGGATCTGCCCGCTCTGGCGGGGCAGCTCGAGCGTCCCTGCATCGCCGTCATGCGCCGGCCGCCGGATGCCGCTGCCATGGAACGGGCCATGCAACGCCTGCCTCACCCGAGGGCGCGCTGGGCGATCGTGCAGCGGGCGGGCCCCGTGCGCGCGCACCCGCCGTTCTACTTCCAGGCTTGCGGCACCGATGCGGCCACGGCTGCCCGGGTACTGGAGCGGCTCACCGACTGCGGTCGCGTCCCGGAACCGCTGCGGCTGGCGCACGCCATCGGTTCGGCCGTGGTTTTGGGCGAGAGCCGCGGCCGCGCCTGAGCGCCTAGTCGGGCATGGCGATCGCGATCTTGCCGAAGTTGCGGTTGGCTTCCATGTACTGGTGGGCTTGCGCGATTTCGGTTAGCCCAAAGCAGCGATCCAGCACCGGGCGCAGGCTGCCATCGGCCAGCTTGGGCACCATCTGGCTGCGAACTGTTGGGTGAGGGCCATTTTGGCCTCAGGCGGCCGGCTGCGTAGCGTTGTCCCACGCAGCTGCAGGCGCTTGTCCATCAAGGTGCGGATGTCTAGGGTGGCGCTGCGCCCGCCCAAGTGCGCGATTTGAACGATGTGGCCCGCCAGCGCGGCTGCCTGCACGTTGGCAGCGAGCATCTCGCCGCCCAGAAAATCCAAAATGATGTCGGCGCCGCGATCGCCGGTGGCCTCGCCAACCGCGCGCGCCAGCGATTCCCGCTCCGGATCGATAGCGCGATCGACGCCCAAGGCCAAGCTCTGCTGGCGCTTCCACTCGCTGCGGCTGGTGGCCAACACCTGGGTTGCCCCCATGGCACGCGCGAGCTGGATGGCGGCCGTACCCACGCCGCTGCCGGCAGCATGGACCAGCACGGTGTCGCCCGCTTGCAGGGCCGCTTTGTCGGCCAGGGCATCGTAAGCGGTCAGAAAAGCTTCGGGGACGATCGCGGCCTCAGTCAGCGACAGCGCCGGCGGAACGCGCACCAGCATGCGCTCGTGAACCGTGACTTGGGTGGCGTGGCCGCCATCGGCGAGCAGTCCCAAGACGTGATCGCTGAGCTGCCAGTCCCGCACGTCAGCGCCCAAGGCCTCAATCGTCCCGGCAAATTCCAGGCCCGGGATGTCGTAGGAGCGGGGTTTGGGGGGTGGGTAGTTGCCCTGGCGCTGCATCAGATCCGCGCGGTTGAGCCCCTAGGCTGCCACGGCAACGCGCACTTCTTCCCGGGCAGGAACCGGATCGGGCAGCTCGCGAACGCGCAGGACCTCCGGGCCGCCGTATTGCGATAGAACGACTGCTTGCATCTTGGGCTTGCTTGCGGTCTTCCCAAAGGCGCGCGCTAGCGCAGCTGCCAGAGCTCGATGGTCCCGGCGTCGCCGCCGCCGGCCAACAGCGTGCCATCCGGGCTAATGGCCAGCGCCCGAATGGCCCCCGACTGGGCCTCCAGAGTTCGCAGGCGGCGGCCGGTCCGGGGCTGCCACAGGTTGAAGGTGCCATCCGAGCTGCCGCTGGCCAGCAGGCGGCCGGTAGGGTCAAAGGCGATCGCGGTTACCGACCAGGTGTGAGCAGTTAGGGAGCGGATCGCTTGGCTGCTGCGCAGGGACCAGAGCCGGACGGAGCAGTCCCAATCGCCGCTGCCGCTGGCCAAGACCTGTCCCTGGGGGGCAAAAGCCAGCGCGGTTACACCGTCGGCATGCCCCTGCAACGCCGGCAGTAGTTTGCCCTGGGGAAGGGACCAGAGCCGGACGGTGCCATTGCGAGTGCCCCCTGCCACGATCTGGCCGCTGGGATCAATGGCTACGGCATAAACCTCACCTGCGCCGCCCTCCAGCACGCGCACGCACCGGCCGGTCCGGACTTGCCACAGTCGCACGGTTCCATCGGCGCTGCCGCTGGCCAGCCACTGGCCTGTTGGGGTAAAGGCCACCGCGTGGACGGCCGAGCGGTGCCGGGCAATGGTTCGGTGCAGGCGGCCGGTTGGAGCTTCCCAGAGGCGGATCGCGCGGTCCCGACCGCCGCTGGCCAGCCAGTGACTGCTGGAATCGAAGGCAACGGCAGTGACGCGGCTGCCGGGCTGCGGCAAATCCCTGAGGGCTTGCCTGCACGCAGGATGCCAGAGCCGGGTGCCGTTCGCTTGGCCTTGATAGGGCGGCCGGCTGGCTTGGTGGCCGCTGGCTAGCAGGCGGCCGTTGGGGGCAAAGGCCAGGGCCGCCACTCGGGCTTGGGTGGGGCTGCCATCCCAGAGGGCAAGCAACGCGGGCGAGCGGCGCTTGCCGCGCCGACGACCGCTCGGGCGCTGGTGATCGCGGCGCAAATCCCGCATGACGGCTTCGGCCGAGCGGTAGCGCTGCCCGACGGCCCGTTGCGTCATGGCGTCCAAAACGGCAGCGAGCCGCTCGCTGACAGCACGGCCGGCCAGGCAGTCCCGCCACACCAAGCGCCCGTCACTGGGCTGGTAGAGATCGAAGGGCTCGAGTTGGGTTAGCAGCTGAATGCAAGTAATGCCCAGGCTATAGAGATCGCTGGCAAAGGTGGCTTTCCCCAGGACTTGTTCGGGCGCCGCATAGCCCGCCGAGCCCACTAACGTTCCGGTCTTGCCCAGGGCTGTCGCGCTGGCCTCCTTGGCCGATCCAAAATCGACCAGCGCTGGGGGACCGCCGCACCGCTCGCCATTGGCGGCCTGGCGGCAAATGATGTTGGCCGGTTTGATGTCGCGATGGATGACCTTGCCCCGATGGATGAAGGCCAATACCGGCAGCAGCGACAGCAGCAACCGGCGCACTTGGGCTTCATCGAACGCGCCTCCCTCATCCAGCTCGCGCGCTAGGGAGCGCCCGGGGACAAATTCCTGCACCAGATAGTAATGCCGCTGCTGCTTGCCGTGGGCCAGCAGATGGGGGATTTGGGCGTGCTGGCCCAGTTGCTGCAGGCGGCGCGCCTCGCGCTGGAGTGGCGCGTTTGCTGCCTGCGCGCTGCCCCAAGCGAGCTGCTTGATCGCGCAGCGGAGGCCGCGGAC
This is a stretch of genomic DNA from Cyanobacteria bacterium QS_8_64_29. It encodes these proteins:
- a CDS encoding DUF99 domain-containing protein, which translates into the protein MGKLDVLLRRDRTIRAMGFDDAPFARHSSAPVPVAGVACAGTRLEGMVWGHVARDGWDATSMLAQLLLGSKFLPQLHVVLLDGICLGGLNAVDLPALAGQLERPCIAVMRRPPDAAAMERAMQRLPHPRARWAIVQRAGPVRAHPPFYFQACGTDAATAARVLERLTDCGRVPEPLRLAHAIGSAVVLGESRGRA
- a CDS encoding NADPH quinone oxidoreductase — its product is MQRQGNYPPPKPRSYDIPGLEFAGTIEALGADVRDWQLSDHVLGLLADGGHATQVTVHERMLVRVPPALSLTEAAIVPEAFLTAYDALADKAALQAGDTVLVHAAGSGVGTAAIQLARAMGATQVLATSRSEWKRQQSLALGVDRAIDPERESLARAVGEATGDRGADIILDFLGGEMLAANVQAAALAGHIVQIAHLGGRSATLDIRTLMDKRLQLRGTTLRSRPPEAKMALTQQFAARWCPSWPMAACARCWIAALG